One segment of Neoarius graeffei isolate fNeoGra1 chromosome 20, fNeoGra1.pri, whole genome shotgun sequence DNA contains the following:
- the eef2kmt gene encoding protein-lysine N-methyltransferase EEF2KMT — protein sequence MSLNIVHDVSCRFQLSFFAMCRLPTFPWKSLETELQNSPSEVILDILKKTCLHSVCRKNPPSVKYRRLFLSELIKRHESTGSDPLDELYEALAEVMGAEEETMCYKTYFLPSGKPVSLEENVAMISEGTTGLVTWEAALYLAEWALENTHVFTGRTVLELGSGTGLTGVAVCHACKPKKYIFTDCHRSVLQRLQNNIQHNGLNDEDTGVAVCVEELDWEHARDEDLRRIGAETVIAADVVYDPEVVGCLVRILKKLLKTQKNPPEVYMSSTIRNPGTYTCFKNELEKAGLNHVIVPNPVTQVFPYDRVSSIEIITVHAVA from the exons ATGAGCCTTAACATCGTTCATGATGTCTCGTGTCGTTTCCAGTTGTCATTTTTCGCCATGTGTCGTTTACCGACGTTTCCATGGAAG TCTTTAGAAACGGAACTCCAAAACTCACCTTCAGAAGTCATTCTGGACATTTTGAAAAAG ACTTGTCTTCATTCTGTATGTCGTAAAAACCCACCGTCGGTGAAATACAGGAGGCTCTTCCTGTCAGAACTCATCAAAAGG CACGAGTCGACTGGGTCCGACCCTTTGGATGAGTTGTATGAGGCGCTCGCCGAAGTCATGGGCGCTGAAGAGGAGACGATGTGTTATAAAACATACTTTCTG CCTTCAGGAAAGCCGGTGAGTTTGGAAGAGAACGTAGCGATGATCTCAGAAGGCACCACTGGGCTCGTCACGTGGGAGGCTGCTCTCTACTTGGCCGAGTGGGCGCTGGAAAACACGCATGTCTTCACtggaag GACGGTGCTGGAGCTGGGCAGTGGAACGGGACTCACGGGTGTCGCGGTGTGTCATGCCTGCAAgcccaaaaaatacattttcaccGACTGCCATCGAAGTGTGCTCCAGAGACTTCAGAATAACATCCAGCACAACGGTTTAAACGACGAGGACACCGGCGTGGCGGTGTGTGTGGAGGAACTGGACTGGGAACATGCGCGAGACGAGGACCTGCGGAGGATTGGGGCGGAGACGGTCATCGCAGCAG ACGTTGTGTACGATCCAGAAGTCGTCGGCTGTCTGGTGAGAATACTCAAGAAGCTTTTAAAGACTCAGAAGAACCCTCCGGAGGTTTACATGTCCTCGACGATACGCAACCCAGGAACCTACACCTGCTTCAAGAATGAACTGG aaaAGGCTGGATTAAATCACGTCATCGTTCCGAATCCCGTCACGCAAGTCTTCCCATATGACAGAGTCTCTTCGATAGAAATCATCACCGTGCACGCTGTTGCCTGA
- the alg1 gene encoding chitobiosyldiphosphodolichol beta-mannosyltransferase isoform X3: MKLDDQAYILLQNPPGLPSIAVTWLASRLMGALFVIDWHNYGYSIMALSHGEKHPIVMVAKWYERFFGRLADHNLCVTDAMRRDLQKNWNIRASTLYDKPPSIFRETPVKLRHELFIRMASAYPPFRACSENEENTELTAFTERNTQTGEVMLAPGRPALLISSTSWTADEDFSVLLKALEDYEGFVEAGDRLPSLICAITGKGPQKEYYQKIINSKEFQHVKICTPWMEAEDYPVLLGSADLGVCLHVSSSGLDLPMKVVDMFGCCLPVCAIHFQCLDELVKHDENGLIFRDSAELSEQLKVLFSNFPNDQGKLSIFRRNLRESGEQRWDQNWDQNILPLFKEHSD; this comes from the exons ATGAAGCTGGATGATCAGGCGTATATTCTTCTCCAG AATCCTCCGGGACTGCCGAGCATCGCGGTGACGTGGCTGGCGAGTCGACTGATGGGAGCTCTTTTCGTGATCGACTGGCACAATTACGGCTACTCGATCATGGCGCTCAGTCACGGCGAGAAGCATCCGATCGTCATGGTGGCAAAAtg GTACGAGAGATTTTTCGGACGCTTAGCCGATCACAACCTTTGCGTCACCGACGCGATGAGACGTGATCTTCAGAAGAACTGGAACATTCG ggCGTCAACTTTATATGACAAGCCGCCTTCCATATTCCGAGAAACACCTGTCAAACTTCGCCATGAGCTCTTCATTCGCATGGCGAGTGCTTACCCACCATTTAGAGCTTG TTCTGAAAACGAGGAGAACACGGAGCTGACTGCGTTTACAGAAAGAAACACTCAAACCGGAGAAGTGATGCTTGCTCCAGGACGACCTGCTCTTCTGATCAGCAGCACCAGCTGGACCG CGGATGAAGATTTCTCGGTTCTTTTGAAGGCACTTGAAG ATTACGAAGGGTTCGTAGAAGCAGGCGACCGTCTTCCATCGCTCATCTGCGCCATCACAG GTAAAGGCCCTCAGAAGGAATATTATCAGAAGATTATCAACTCGAAAGAGTTTCAACACGTGAAGATCTGCACTCCGTGGATGGAAGCGGAGGATTATCCTGTTCTGCTGG GTTCGGCCGATCTCGGTGTCTGCTTGCACGTGTCCTCGAGCGGTCTGGACCTGCCCATGAAGGTGGTCGACATGTTCGGGTGTTGTCTTCCTGTCTGTGCCATCCACTTCCAGTG TTTGGATGAGCTGGTGAAACACGACGAGAACGGTCTGATCTTCAGAGACTCGGCTGAGCTTTCCGAGCAGCTGAAG GTGTTGTTCTCGAACTTCCCGAACGACCAGGGGAAGCTGAGCATCTTCCGGAGGAACCTCAGAGAGAGCGGGGAGCAACGCTGGGACCAAAACTGGGACCAAAACATCCTGCCGCTGTTTAAGGAACACTCTGACTGA
- the alg1 gene encoding chitobiosyldiphosphodolichol beta-mannosyltransferase isoform X1 → MADANAAVLLVTVSLVLLGLVAGLSWSWALLPVGVVVFIFILARGLKSRDELAQLNVCVLVLGDVGRSPRMQYHALSLSKHGYNVTFIGFLGTKPHQDVLEDDRIDILPIFEHKGLPFGPKILKYVTKVISQSLQLLYVLMKLDDQAYILLQNPPGLPSIAVTWLASRLMGALFVIDWHNYGYSIMALSHGEKHPIVMVAKWYERFFGRLADHNLCVTDAMRRDLQKNWNIRASTLYDKPPSIFRETPVKLRHELFIRMASAYPPFRACSENEENTELTAFTERNTQTGEVMLAPGRPALLISSTSWTADEDFSVLLKALEDYEGFVEAGDRLPSLICAITGKGPQKEYYQKIINSKEFQHVKICTPWMEAEDYPVLLGSADLGVCLHVSSSGLDLPMKVVDMFGCCLPVCAIHFQCLDELVKHDENGLIFRDSAELSEQLKVLFSNFPNDQGKLSIFRRNLRESGEQRWDQNWDQNILPLFKEHSD, encoded by the exons ATGGCGGACGCCAATGCGGCGGTGCTGCTGGTGACGGTGTCGCTGGTGCTGCTGGGGCTCGTGGCCGGGCTCAGCTGGTCCTGGGCGCTGCTTCCGGTCGGCGTGGTCGTGTTCATCTTCATCCTGGCGCGCGGACTCAAGTCACGCGATGAGCTGGCGCAGCTGAACGTGTGCGTGCTCGTGCTCGGGGATGTGGGGCGGAGCCCGCGGATGCAGTATCACGCGCTGTCTCTCAGCAAGCACGGATACAATGTCACCTTTATCGGCTTTCTGG GAACTAAACCTCATCAAGACGTTCTCGAGGACGACCGGATCGACATCCTTCCCATTTTTGAGCACAAAGGCCTCCCAT TTGGTCCGAAAATCCTCAAATACGTCACCAAGGTGATCTCGCAGTCCCTGCAGCTCCTTTACGTATTAATGAAGCTGGATGATCAGGCGTATATTCTTCTCCAG AATCCTCCGGGACTGCCGAGCATCGCGGTGACGTGGCTGGCGAGTCGACTGATGGGAGCTCTTTTCGTGATCGACTGGCACAATTACGGCTACTCGATCATGGCGCTCAGTCACGGCGAGAAGCATCCGATCGTCATGGTGGCAAAAtg GTACGAGAGATTTTTCGGACGCTTAGCCGATCACAACCTTTGCGTCACCGACGCGATGAGACGTGATCTTCAGAAGAACTGGAACATTCG ggCGTCAACTTTATATGACAAGCCGCCTTCCATATTCCGAGAAACACCTGTCAAACTTCGCCATGAGCTCTTCATTCGCATGGCGAGTGCTTACCCACCATTTAGAGCTTG TTCTGAAAACGAGGAGAACACGGAGCTGACTGCGTTTACAGAAAGAAACACTCAAACCGGAGAAGTGATGCTTGCTCCAGGACGACCTGCTCTTCTGATCAGCAGCACCAGCTGGACCG CGGATGAAGATTTCTCGGTTCTTTTGAAGGCACTTGAAG ATTACGAAGGGTTCGTAGAAGCAGGCGACCGTCTTCCATCGCTCATCTGCGCCATCACAG GTAAAGGCCCTCAGAAGGAATATTATCAGAAGATTATCAACTCGAAAGAGTTTCAACACGTGAAGATCTGCACTCCGTGGATGGAAGCGGAGGATTATCCTGTTCTGCTGG GTTCGGCCGATCTCGGTGTCTGCTTGCACGTGTCCTCGAGCGGTCTGGACCTGCCCATGAAGGTGGTCGACATGTTCGGGTGTTGTCTTCCTGTCTGTGCCATCCACTTCCAGTG TTTGGATGAGCTGGTGAAACACGACGAGAACGGTCTGATCTTCAGAGACTCGGCTGAGCTTTCCGAGCAGCTGAAG GTGTTGTTCTCGAACTTCCCGAACGACCAGGGGAAGCTGAGCATCTTCCGGAGGAACCTCAGAGAGAGCGGGGAGCAACGCTGGGACCAAAACTGGGACCAAAACATCCTGCCGCTGTTTAAGGAACACTCTGACTGA
- the alg1 gene encoding chitobiosyldiphosphodolichol beta-mannosyltransferase isoform X2, whose translation MADANAAVLLVTVSLVLLGLVAGLSWSWALLPVGVVVFIFILARGLKSRDELAQLNVCVLVLGDVGRSPRMQYHALSLSKHGYNVTFIGFLGTKPHQDVLEDDRIDILPIFEHKGLPFGPKILKYVTKVISQSLQLLYVLMKLDDQAYILLQNPPGLPSIAVTWLASRLMGALFVIDWHNYGYSIMALSHGEKHPIVMVAKWYERFFGRLADHNLCVTDAMRRDLQKNWNIRASTLYDKPPSIFRETPVKLRHELFIRMASAYPPFRACSENEENTELTAFTERNTQTGEVMLAPGRPALLISSTSWTADEDFSVLLKALEDYEGFVEAGDRLPSLICAITGSADLGVCLHVSSSGLDLPMKVVDMFGCCLPVCAIHFQCLDELVKHDENGLIFRDSAELSEQLKVLFSNFPNDQGKLSIFRRNLRESGEQRWDQNWDQNILPLFKEHSD comes from the exons ATGGCGGACGCCAATGCGGCGGTGCTGCTGGTGACGGTGTCGCTGGTGCTGCTGGGGCTCGTGGCCGGGCTCAGCTGGTCCTGGGCGCTGCTTCCGGTCGGCGTGGTCGTGTTCATCTTCATCCTGGCGCGCGGACTCAAGTCACGCGATGAGCTGGCGCAGCTGAACGTGTGCGTGCTCGTGCTCGGGGATGTGGGGCGGAGCCCGCGGATGCAGTATCACGCGCTGTCTCTCAGCAAGCACGGATACAATGTCACCTTTATCGGCTTTCTGG GAACTAAACCTCATCAAGACGTTCTCGAGGACGACCGGATCGACATCCTTCCCATTTTTGAGCACAAAGGCCTCCCAT TTGGTCCGAAAATCCTCAAATACGTCACCAAGGTGATCTCGCAGTCCCTGCAGCTCCTTTACGTATTAATGAAGCTGGATGATCAGGCGTATATTCTTCTCCAG AATCCTCCGGGACTGCCGAGCATCGCGGTGACGTGGCTGGCGAGTCGACTGATGGGAGCTCTTTTCGTGATCGACTGGCACAATTACGGCTACTCGATCATGGCGCTCAGTCACGGCGAGAAGCATCCGATCGTCATGGTGGCAAAAtg GTACGAGAGATTTTTCGGACGCTTAGCCGATCACAACCTTTGCGTCACCGACGCGATGAGACGTGATCTTCAGAAGAACTGGAACATTCG ggCGTCAACTTTATATGACAAGCCGCCTTCCATATTCCGAGAAACACCTGTCAAACTTCGCCATGAGCTCTTCATTCGCATGGCGAGTGCTTACCCACCATTTAGAGCTTG TTCTGAAAACGAGGAGAACACGGAGCTGACTGCGTTTACAGAAAGAAACACTCAAACCGGAGAAGTGATGCTTGCTCCAGGACGACCTGCTCTTCTGATCAGCAGCACCAGCTGGACCG CGGATGAAGATTTCTCGGTTCTTTTGAAGGCACTTGAAG ATTACGAAGGGTTCGTAGAAGCAGGCGACCGTCTTCCATCGCTCATCTGCGCCATCACAG GTTCGGCCGATCTCGGTGTCTGCTTGCACGTGTCCTCGAGCGGTCTGGACCTGCCCATGAAGGTGGTCGACATGTTCGGGTGTTGTCTTCCTGTCTGTGCCATCCACTTCCAGTG TTTGGATGAGCTGGTGAAACACGACGAGAACGGTCTGATCTTCAGAGACTCGGCTGAGCTTTCCGAGCAGCTGAAG GTGTTGTTCTCGAACTTCCCGAACGACCAGGGGAAGCTGAGCATCTTCCGGAGGAACCTCAGAGAGAGCGGGGAGCAACGCTGGGACCAAAACTGGGACCAAAACATCCTGCCGCTGTTTAAGGAACACTCTGACTGA